A single genomic interval of Spirosoma taeanense harbors:
- a CDS encoding DoxX family protein, with protein sequence MNNLSANQLAQLVIRIGLGINMLMHGLVRLPKLKTFVAKTGAGFANTILPELLTSAFLYTLPFVELTSGILILLGGQFSKWGYFLGGLVVGALLFGTTLKEDWAGAGNQLVYVIAFYLALRGLDSSGRSHYR encoded by the coding sequence ATGAATAACCTAAGTGCCAATCAACTGGCCCAGCTCGTTATCCGGATCGGGCTGGGCATTAATATGCTGATGCATGGCCTGGTGCGCCTGCCCAAGTTAAAAACATTTGTGGCCAAAACGGGGGCTGGTTTCGCCAACACCATTCTGCCCGAACTACTTACGTCTGCGTTCCTGTATACATTACCCTTTGTTGAACTGACTAGCGGCATACTAATTCTGCTGGGTGGCCAGTTTAGTAAATGGGGCTATTTTCTGGGCGGTCTGGTTGTTGGCGCTTTGCTGTTCGGCACGACGCTGAAAGAAGACTGGGCCGGGGCGGGTAACCAGCTCGTGTATGTTATCGCGTTCTATCTGGCCCTGCGTGGTCTGGATAGCTCAGGCCGGAGCCATTACCGATAA
- a CDS encoding alpha/beta fold hydrolase — MRSFYLIACLLISLLTNAQTNREPLFTSFDGTKIHYDVIGEGKPVVLLHGFITNGESWKRAPVWQALADAGFRVVTLDLRGNGRSDKPHSAEAYRDDAELKDVMALMKHLGLTNYDVVGYSRGAILTAKLLTLDKQVRRAVMGGMSADFTAPDWYRRKNFFEALTRPGSHPELQGAIDYANRTGADTVVLARLQEFQPTATRAELGKIKVPLLVVNGDQDRDNGDPQSLVDAVPGSRLVVVPGNHGAAMSTPEFAKAVVEFLRN, encoded by the coding sequence ATGAGATCGTTTTATCTGATTGCCTGCCTGTTAATTTCGCTGCTGACCAACGCCCAGACGAACCGTGAGCCGTTATTTACGTCCTTCGATGGTACCAAAATTCATTACGACGTCATTGGTGAGGGAAAGCCGGTGGTATTGCTGCATGGCTTCATCACGAATGGCGAAAGCTGGAAGCGGGCTCCCGTGTGGCAGGCGCTGGCCGATGCGGGTTTTCGGGTTGTAACGCTGGATCTCCGTGGCAATGGCCGCTCGGATAAACCCCATTCTGCCGAAGCGTACCGCGACGATGCCGAGCTGAAAGACGTAATGGCACTCATGAAACACCTCGGACTGACCAACTACGACGTCGTGGGGTACTCGCGCGGAGCTATCCTGACTGCCAAACTCCTTACGCTCGACAAGCAGGTTCGTCGGGCCGTAATGGGTGGCATGAGCGCCGATTTTACGGCTCCCGACTGGTACCGACGTAAGAATTTTTTTGAAGCACTGACCAGACCTGGTAGCCATCCTGAGTTGCAGGGCGCTATTGATTACGCGAATAGAACCGGAGCCGATACGGTTGTGCTGGCGCGTTTGCAGGAGTTTCAGCCCACGGCCACCCGCGCCGAACTGGGCAAAATAAAAGTGCCGCTGCTGGTCGTCAATGGCGATCAGGACCGCGATAACGGCGACCCGCAGTCGCTGGTTGATGCCGTGCCCGGCTCGCGGCTGGTTGTTGTGCCGGGCAACCACGGCGCGGCCATGAGTACGCCGGAATTCGCCAAAGCCGTGGTTGAATTCCTTCGGAATTGA
- a CDS encoding gliding motility-associated C-terminal domain-containing protein, whose amino-acid sequence MAKRLWYLIGGWLALAAPSPLRADHLVGGDLTMTYLGKPGLFRITMNQYWNETNNTGDYSNDAQQEVFVFSRRTNTFMNSILLRQTHKQPVTYQNPACARANRLQTVEVRFDSLFQFDSRYTDPEGYYLVWERCCRNGSVMNIRNPAQTGFVLYLQFPPPTGETPNSSPNFTLAAGDYVCLNQAYQLNFSAQDSDGDQLTYRLVTPWAGYTNPAQRRGTVISRSSYPTVVWQDGFSDGAVIPGPAPLRIDPNTGILSLTAGQTGLFAFAVEVTESRNGHPIGVARREFQLLVTDCSKTLLSPPVITRSGQPVETVTLCDTDSATLAVPPGTDYTYQWQRDRANLPNATSATFTASVPGLYTVVKSATGGCARDTVSQPVQVIRSTATTVRFDSLLPICEPNISPIMLTASPLGGQFTGPGVTGTRFDPAIAGVGQYVLTYSGTDAAGCRFSARRTAIVQQPVRLTVPTGINLRRGDTVVLAASSSEPLATAVWSPSNGLSNAYVLRPGASPQQSQTYVLRVTTPAGCTATAEVPVTVLGGVHIPSAFSPNGDGLNDTWELKGVITLPTCEVTIFDRWGSVLFHSTGYAQPWDGTHQGKPVERGVYTYQIRLTDQPGTYRGSLTVLR is encoded by the coding sequence ATGGCTAAACGACTATGGTATCTGATTGGCGGCTGGCTAGCGCTGGCGGCACCATCTCCCCTACGGGCTGACCACCTCGTCGGGGGTGACCTGACTATGACCTATCTGGGCAAACCGGGTTTGTTTCGTATTACCATGAACCAATACTGGAATGAGACGAACAACACCGGCGATTATAGCAATGACGCGCAGCAGGAGGTGTTTGTTTTCAGTCGGCGGACCAACACCTTCATGAACTCTATCCTGCTTCGGCAGACCCATAAACAACCCGTTACGTACCAGAACCCGGCCTGCGCCAGGGCCAATCGGCTGCAAACGGTTGAGGTTCGATTTGACAGCCTGTTTCAGTTCGACAGTCGCTATACAGATCCGGAAGGCTATTACCTTGTCTGGGAGCGTTGCTGCCGAAATGGGAGCGTAATGAACATCCGTAACCCAGCGCAAACCGGTTTTGTACTCTATCTTCAGTTCCCGCCCCCAACGGGCGAAACGCCTAACTCCAGCCCGAACTTTACGCTGGCCGCAGGGGATTACGTTTGTCTGAACCAGGCGTATCAGCTTAATTTCAGCGCTCAGGACAGCGACGGCGACCAGCTAACCTACCGGCTCGTGACGCCCTGGGCGGGCTATACCAACCCTGCCCAGCGACGCGGTACAGTTATTTCCCGTTCCTCCTACCCAACCGTTGTCTGGCAGGATGGCTTCAGCGATGGTGCCGTTATACCCGGTCCGGCCCCACTGCGTATCGATCCAAACACCGGCATACTGAGCCTTACAGCCGGACAAACTGGGCTGTTTGCCTTCGCGGTGGAGGTGACGGAATCGCGCAACGGGCATCCGATTGGTGTAGCCCGCCGGGAATTCCAGCTTTTAGTGACCGACTGCTCCAAAACGCTCCTGTCCCCACCGGTTATAACCCGCAGCGGCCAGCCTGTAGAAACCGTTACGTTATGCGATACCGATTCAGCGACGCTGGCCGTGCCGCCCGGTACCGATTACACCTATCAGTGGCAGCGTGATCGGGCCAACCTGCCCAACGCTACGTCGGCTACGTTTACAGCCAGCGTCCCCGGCCTTTACACCGTGGTCAAGAGCGCGACCGGAGGCTGCGCCCGCGATACCGTTTCGCAGCCTGTACAGGTCATTCGGTCGACCGCGACGACCGTACGGTTCGATTCGCTGTTACCCATTTGTGAACCAAATATCAGCCCAATAATGCTGACCGCCAGTCCGTTGGGTGGCCAGTTCACTGGTCCCGGCGTAACGGGAACCCGGTTCGACCCAGCCATAGCCGGAGTTGGGCAGTATGTCCTGACGTACAGCGGTACGGATGCGGCCGGGTGTCGGTTTTCCGCCAGGCGAACAGCAATTGTCCAGCAACCCGTCCGGTTAACCGTACCTACCGGAATCAATCTCCGGCGAGGAGATACCGTTGTTCTGGCAGCGTCGTCCAGCGAGCCCCTTGCAACAGCTGTCTGGTCGCCCTCCAACGGATTAAGCAATGCCTATGTTCTACGGCCCGGAGCCAGTCCACAGCAGTCACAAACCTATGTGCTGCGGGTAACAACGCCCGCCGGTTGCACGGCTACCGCCGAGGTGCCCGTTACGGTACTGGGAGGTGTGCACATACCGAGTGCGTTCTCGCCCAATGGCGACGGCCTCAACGATACCTGGGAGCTCAAAGGCGTCATCACCCTGCCAACCTGCGAGGTAACTATATTTGACCGCTGGGGAAGCGTTTTATTCCATTCAACTGGCTATGCCCAGCCCTGGGATGGCACCCATCAGGGAAAACCGGTAGAACGGGGCGTTTACACATACCAAATTCGGCTGACTGACCAGCCTGGCACGTACCGAGGCAGCCTGACCGTGCTTCGCTAA
- the sufB gene encoding Fe-S cluster assembly protein SufB → MSKDVEILESITNSEYKYGFETLIEADEAPAGLDEGTIRFISAKKNEPEWLLENRLKAFRLWQEMIEPHWPNVKYPKIDYQAIKYYSAPKQKKTVGSLDEIDPELLDTFNRLGISLSEQKRLTGVVDEPQGERPQVAVDAVMDSVSVATTFKKDLAERGIIFCSISEAVHEHPELVKKYMGSVVPAKDNYFAALNAAVFTDGSFCYIPKGVRCPMELSTYFRINAAGTGQFERTLIIADEGSYVSYLEGCTAPMRDENQLHAAVVELIAHANAEIKYSTVQNWYPGDKDGKGGIYNFVTKRGICDGPNAKISWTQVETGSAITWKYPSVILKGDNSIGEFYSVAVTNNMQQADTGTKMVHIGKNTKSRIVSKGISAGKSQNSYRGLVQVLKRAENARNYSQCDSLLLGDKCGAHTFPYLEVNNPSATVEHEATTSKIGEDQLFYCNQRGIPTEQAVALIINGYAKEVLNQLPMEFAVEAQKLLAISLEGSVG, encoded by the coding sequence ATGAGCAAGGACGTTGAAATTTTAGAGAGTATTACCAACTCCGAGTATAAATACGGATTCGAGACGCTGATTGAGGCCGATGAAGCCCCCGCAGGTCTTGACGAGGGCACCATTCGGTTTATATCCGCTAAGAAAAACGAACCTGAGTGGTTGCTCGAAAACCGCCTGAAAGCGTTCCGGCTCTGGCAGGAAATGATCGAACCCCACTGGCCTAACGTCAAATACCCTAAAATTGACTACCAGGCCATTAAATACTATTCGGCACCGAAGCAGAAGAAAACCGTTGGCAGCCTGGACGAAATTGACCCCGAACTGCTGGATACGTTTAACCGGCTCGGTATCTCGCTGAGCGAACAGAAGAGGCTGACGGGTGTTGTCGATGAACCGCAGGGCGAACGTCCGCAGGTAGCTGTCGATGCCGTCATGGACTCGGTTTCGGTAGCAACGACATTCAAAAAAGACCTTGCTGAACGCGGCATCATCTTCTGCTCTATTTCGGAGGCCGTACATGAGCACCCCGAACTGGTGAAGAAATACATGGGGTCGGTGGTTCCGGCGAAAGATAATTACTTCGCAGCCCTCAACGCAGCCGTGTTTACCGATGGTTCGTTCTGCTATATTCCGAAGGGCGTTCGTTGCCCCATGGAGCTTTCGACCTATTTCCGGATCAACGCGGCCGGTACGGGTCAGTTTGAGCGGACGCTGATTATTGCCGACGAAGGCTCGTATGTCAGCTATCTGGAAGGCTGTACGGCACCCATGCGCGACGAGAACCAGCTCCACGCAGCCGTGGTCGAACTGATTGCCCACGCCAACGCCGAGATCAAATACTCGACGGTACAGAACTGGTATCCCGGCGACAAAGACGGCAAGGGCGGTATTTACAACTTCGTAACCAAGCGCGGTATCTGCGACGGTCCGAACGCCAAGATTTCGTGGACGCAGGTCGAAACCGGTTCGGCCATTACGTGGAAGTATCCTTCGGTTATTCTGAAAGGCGACAATTCCATTGGCGAGTTCTATTCAGTAGCGGTTACGAACAATATGCAGCAGGCCGATACGGGCACCAAGATGGTGCACATTGGAAAAAACACCAAGAGCCGGATCGTGTCGAAAGGCATTTCGGCGGGCAAAAGCCAGAACTCCTACCGGGGGCTGGTCCAGGTGCTGAAACGGGCCGAAAACGCCCGTAACTACTCACAGTGTGATTCGCTGCTGCTGGGGGATAAATGCGGTGCGCATACTTTCCCGTACCTGGAGGTAAACAACCCCTCGGCTACGGTTGAGCACGAAGCCACTACCTCGAAGATTGGCGAAGACCAGTTGTTCTACTGCAACCAGCGGGGTATTCCGACCGAACAGGCCGTTGCCCTGATCATTAACGGCTATGCCAAGGAAGTTTTGAACCAGTTGCCGATGGAGTTTGCTGTGGAAGCTCAGAAACTGCTGGCGATCAGTCTGGAGGGCAGCGTTGGTTAA
- a CDS encoding S41 family peptidase, with translation MEVGQDFNHEPGGQKGTRGRIHNDKATVRLPMLLGITLAGGMLIGATFFGGAKSLNTIGRGYTKYREILQLIENNYVDTVNTDELVDYSIEKMLEKLDPHTAYMNPQDAVAARAQLEGGFDGIGVEFNIYKDTVYVVTPISGGPSETAGIMSGDKIIKVDNTPLAGSNIENSTVFKALRGKRGTDVKLTILRKGEKEPKVFTITRDRIPTYSVDAAYMVDAKTGYLKINRFSETTYDEFKTALASLKAQGMTQLLMDLRNNPGGYMDRATSIADEFIAGNKLLVYTDGKDNRYDRQTFARIAGQFEEGPLVVLVDEGSASASEIVAGALQDHDRALIVGRRSFGKGLVQMPVQLSDGSELRLTISRYYTPSGRSIQKPYLPGKEGDYEKDLELRSKRGEYYIADSIKNDPSKRFKTEHGRVVYGGGGITPDYFIPRDSSWQTNYLVQLYGKNIIREFAIEYTNDNRKKLEKLPFAEFDKAVLIDDEQMVRLVKGASAEGIKFNEKEYSRSKNYIRTQIKALVARYIYQKGNKGGLNNEYFKVMGEADDTYQKALKLFDRATKLEHGMFTYNQPERK, from the coding sequence ATGGAAGTAGGACAGGACTTCAACCATGAACCGGGTGGGCAAAAAGGCACCAGAGGCCGGATTCACAATGATAAAGCAACGGTTCGGTTGCCCATGCTATTGGGCATTACGCTGGCTGGGGGCATGCTCATCGGTGCTACGTTTTTCGGCGGAGCCAAGAGCCTGAACACCATCGGGCGGGGCTACACCAAGTACCGCGAAATCCTGCAGCTGATCGAGAATAATTATGTCGATACGGTCAACACCGATGAACTGGTCGACTACTCCATCGAGAAAATGCTCGAAAAGCTTGATCCCCATACGGCCTACATGAACCCGCAGGACGCAGTGGCCGCCCGCGCCCAGTTGGAGGGCGGCTTCGACGGAATTGGGGTCGAGTTCAACATCTATAAAGACACGGTTTACGTCGTTACGCCGATTTCGGGCGGTCCCTCCGAAACGGCCGGGATAATGAGTGGCGATAAGATCATTAAAGTCGACAACACGCCCCTGGCGGGTAGTAATATTGAGAATAGTACCGTTTTTAAAGCCCTGCGCGGCAAACGTGGCACGGACGTAAAGCTGACGATCCTACGTAAAGGCGAGAAAGAACCGAAGGTGTTTACCATCACCCGCGACCGGATTCCGACCTACTCCGTTGATGCGGCCTACATGGTTGATGCCAAAACGGGGTACCTCAAGATTAACCGGTTCTCGGAAACGACCTACGACGAGTTTAAAACGGCGCTGGCCTCGCTGAAGGCACAGGGTATGACCCAACTGCTGATGGATCTGCGTAACAACCCTGGTGGCTACATGGATCGCGCGACGAGCATTGCCGACGAGTTTATTGCAGGTAACAAACTGCTGGTCTACACCGACGGGAAAGACAACCGCTACGACCGTCAGACTTTCGCCCGCATCGCCGGTCAGTTTGAAGAAGGCCCGTTGGTTGTGCTGGTTGATGAAGGCAGCGCATCGGCCTCCGAGATTGTAGCGGGCGCATTGCAGGACCACGACCGCGCCCTGATTGTGGGTCGCCGGTCGTTTGGAAAAGGGCTGGTGCAGATGCCGGTGCAGCTATCTGATGGTTCTGAACTTCGGCTGACCATCTCACGCTATTATACGCCAAGCGGTCGGAGCATTCAGAAACCGTATCTGCCTGGGAAAGAAGGCGATTATGAGAAAGACCTCGAACTGCGCTCCAAACGTGGTGAGTATTACATTGCCGATTCAATCAAGAATGATCCATCCAAGCGGTTCAAGACGGAACATGGCCGGGTCGTCTATGGCGGTGGTGGTATTACGCCGGACTATTTTATTCCGCGCGATTCTTCCTGGCAGACGAACTACCTGGTGCAGCTGTACGGCAAGAACATCATCCGTGAGTTCGCGATTGAGTACACGAATGATAACCGGAAAAAGCTGGAGAAACTGCCCTTTGCCGAATTTGACAAAGCCGTTTTGATTGATGACGAGCAGATGGTCCGACTGGTGAAAGGCGCCAGTGCGGAAGGCATTAAGTTTAACGAAAAGGAATATAGTCGCTCGAAAAACTATATCCGGACTCAGATCAAAGCGCTGGTAGCCCGGTATATCTACCAGAAGGGTAACAAGGGGGGATTGAATAATGAGTACTTTAAAGTAATGGGCGAAGCGGATGACACCTATCAAAAGGCCTTAAAGCTCTTCGATCGGGCTACCAAGCTCGAACACGGTATGTTTACCTACAACCAGCCCGAACGTAAGTAG
- a CDS encoding acetoacetate--CoA ligase — protein sequence MPRPTLTPLYKPDQRTVDQSILKQYMNWLFIKKGLYFRDYDDLWDWSVTDLEDFWESIYQFFDVQSHTPYHEVVLKPNRSEMIGTEWFTGATLNYAEYLFRHKNDQRAALLFASERQRLVAISWDTLERQVAAVATYLRQQGVGVGDRVVSVLPNIPQAVVAFLATNAIGAVWSSCSPDFGTASIVDRFQQIEPKVLIAADGYTYNGKPIDKTEAMRELRVSLPTLQRVIWVPYLDASSKLERATLWKDVLDTPAPDGLEFEPVPFEHPIWVLYSSGTTGKPKAITHSVGGCLLEHLKVLALHQDVHVGERYFWYSTTGWMMWNFAVGSLLVGATLVLYDGAAGYPDLNVLWKLAEDARIAHFGGGAAFYLACLREGLQPGGSYKLTHLRSIGSTGSPLPPEGFRWIYDAVKPNVWLISFSGGTDVCSGFVGGNPMLPVYEGEIQCRLLGSKVEAFDENAKPVRGELGEMVILEPMPSMPIYFWNDPNNERYRKSYFTEYPGIWRHGDYIQITERNGVIISGRSDATLNRDGVRIGTSEIYSAVESLPEIADSLIVGLEQPGGRYFMPLFVVLREGFTLSDELITRIKQTLRSRFSPRHVPDAVYPIGEVPYTISGKKLETPVKKILSGMDASLATSKDTLRNPASLDQFTGFIISR from the coding sequence ATGCCTCGCCCAACTTTAACTCCTCTTTACAAGCCTGACCAGCGCACCGTCGACCAATCCATTCTGAAACAGTACATGAACTGGCTGTTTATCAAAAAAGGATTGTATTTCCGGGATTACGACGATCTGTGGGACTGGTCGGTAACGGATCTGGAAGATTTCTGGGAGAGTATATATCAGTTTTTCGATGTTCAGAGCCATACGCCTTATCATGAGGTTGTGCTGAAACCTAACCGGAGCGAAATGATCGGCACGGAATGGTTTACGGGCGCTACGCTCAACTACGCCGAGTATCTGTTCCGGCACAAAAACGACCAGCGGGCGGCCCTGCTGTTTGCCTCCGAGCGGCAGCGGCTGGTGGCTATCTCCTGGGATACGCTGGAACGGCAGGTGGCAGCCGTGGCGACCTATCTGCGGCAGCAGGGCGTGGGTGTGGGTGACCGGGTTGTATCGGTACTGCCGAACATTCCGCAGGCTGTAGTGGCGTTTCTGGCCACCAACGCCATTGGCGCGGTATGGTCGAGCTGTTCGCCTGATTTTGGTACGGCCAGTATTGTTGACCGCTTTCAGCAGATTGAACCCAAGGTACTGATTGCGGCCGATGGCTATACGTATAATGGCAAACCCATTGATAAGACGGAGGCCATGCGGGAGCTGCGTGTCAGTCTGCCCACGCTGCAGCGGGTCATCTGGGTGCCGTATCTGGATGCCAGCAGCAAGCTCGAACGGGCAACGCTCTGGAAAGACGTGCTGGACACACCCGCGCCCGATGGACTGGAGTTTGAGCCGGTGCCGTTTGAACACCCCATCTGGGTGCTTTATTCATCGGGAACAACCGGCAAGCCTAAAGCCATTACGCACAGCGTTGGCGGCTGTCTGCTTGAACACCTCAAAGTGCTGGCCCTGCACCAGGATGTTCACGTAGGGGAGCGGTACTTCTGGTATTCCACTACCGGCTGGATGATGTGGAACTTCGCCGTTGGGTCCCTGCTTGTCGGCGCTACGCTTGTACTCTACGATGGAGCCGCCGGCTATCCTGATCTGAATGTGCTCTGGAAACTGGCCGAAGACGCCCGGATTGCGCATTTCGGGGGCGGAGCTGCTTTCTATCTGGCCTGCCTGCGCGAGGGGCTACAACCCGGTGGCAGCTATAAACTAACGCACCTGCGTTCAATCGGCTCCACGGGGTCACCTCTGCCGCCCGAAGGGTTCCGGTGGATTTACGATGCGGTCAAGCCGAATGTCTGGCTGATTTCATTCAGTGGCGGCACGGACGTATGCAGCGGGTTTGTGGGCGGCAACCCGATGCTGCCGGTTTATGAGGGGGAGATTCAGTGCCGGCTGCTGGGCAGTAAAGTTGAAGCCTTCGATGAGAACGCGAAGCCGGTGCGGGGCGAACTGGGCGAAATGGTCATTCTGGAGCCGATGCCGTCCATGCCAATTTATTTCTGGAACGATCCCAATAATGAACGTTACCGGAAGAGCTATTTCACCGAATACCCCGGCATTTGGCGGCACGGCGATTATATCCAAATCACTGAGCGGAACGGGGTGATCATCTCGGGACGCTCGGATGCTACGCTCAACCGCGATGGCGTCCGGATCGGGACGAGTGAAATTTACAGCGCCGTCGAGAGTCTCCCCGAGATTGCCGATAGCCTGATTGTGGGGCTGGAGCAGCCGGGTGGTCGCTATTTTATGCCCCTGTTTGTGGTCCTGCGCGAAGGTTTTACGCTCAGTGACGAATTAATTACCCGAATCAAGCAAACCCTACGCAGTCGGTTTAGTCCGCGTCACGTGCCGGACGCTGTTTACCCAATCGGTGAGGTGCCTTATACCATCAGTGGGAAGAAACTGGAAACGCCGGTCAAAAAAATCCTGTCTGGTATGGACGCATCACTGGCAACCAGCAAAGACACGTTGCGTAATCCGGCATCGCTGGATCAGTTCACCGGATTTATAATCTCAAGATAA